The Metabacillus schmidteae genome includes a region encoding these proteins:
- a CDS encoding sensor histidine kinase, which produces MNNLKGCFKNLKFRNKILFICLLSGLFPVITLGSFWYNQIQHLFITRENEVLDESLNQAISSLDYKVNTYFDAMNHIVWNEDVKRGVTSTYDNNYEMFLFYHYTLDPLLNTSKFLQTDINRITIYSNNKMHSHGESLRPLSDIEQYSWFESISEASTPKLIVSAKEETFEVASQLFDRHHNTTNIVYMDIDYENVFESMSTLYEDNYGLIILDENGKPVFQINQFSEKKMSYALTENELLKRLSEDTLKEHYIYKKAELTPYNWTAYLYRPYGTVSASSFGLELTFFIVVLSSILILFLSIYFLSKVVVRPLIMLSKNMEQVEKGELVVTVTNTASDEIGHLIQKFGNMVHKLNTMINEVYKSKIARQEYEIKALQAQINPHFFYNSLSLINSKAIMADQEDISHMAQYLSTFYRTTLNQGKNTISVKDELENTTSYIQIQRMMHSDSFEVQCEVEKDILHYTMINLLLQPLVENAINHGIDHKVTPGKGILKISGKQTEDHLIFTVSDNGCGIETEKLETILTNKTKGYGVRNVHHRVQLSYGHEFGLDYQSEVNKGTTVTLTIPKSR; this is translated from the coding sequence ATGAACAATTTAAAGGGTTGTTTTAAGAACTTAAAATTTAGAAATAAAATATTATTTATTTGTCTATTATCGGGTTTATTCCCCGTTATTACTTTGGGGAGTTTTTGGTATAATCAGATCCAACATTTATTCATCACACGCGAAAATGAAGTGCTAGATGAATCTCTTAATCAGGCAATCTCAAGTCTTGATTATAAAGTAAACACTTATTTTGATGCAATGAATCATATTGTTTGGAATGAAGATGTAAAAAGAGGTGTAACTTCTACTTATGACAATAACTATGAAATGTTTTTATTTTATCACTATACACTTGATCCACTATTAAACACTTCAAAGTTTTTACAAACAGACATTAATAGAATTACAATTTATAGTAATAATAAGATGCATTCACACGGTGAGAGTCTCAGACCTTTATCAGATATTGAACAATACAGTTGGTTTGAAAGCATTTCGGAAGCATCCACACCAAAATTAATCGTATCAGCTAAAGAAGAGACATTCGAGGTTGCCAGCCAATTATTTGATCGTCACCATAATACGACGAATATTGTTTACATGGATATCGATTATGAAAATGTGTTTGAATCAATGTCCACCTTATATGAAGATAACTACGGACTCATTATTCTTGATGAAAATGGTAAACCTGTGTTCCAAATAAACCAATTTTCAGAAAAGAAAATGTCTTATGCCTTAACAGAAAACGAATTACTAAAACGATTAAGTGAGGATACATTAAAAGAACACTATATATATAAGAAAGCTGAACTTACCCCTTATAATTGGACAGCCTATCTTTATCGTCCCTATGGTACAGTCTCTGCTTCTTCATTCGGACTTGAGCTTACCTTTTTTATCGTTGTTCTTTCCTCTATCCTAATTCTGTTTTTATCTATTTATTTTCTTTCAAAAGTGGTCGTACGACCGTTAATCATGTTATCTAAAAATATGGAACAGGTTGAAAAAGGGGAATTGGTCGTAACGGTAACCAACACAGCATCTGATGAAATCGGTCACTTAATTCAAAAGTTTGGAAATATGGTTCATAAATTAAACACAATGATTAATGAAGTATACAAAAGTAAAATTGCTCGTCAAGAATATGAGATAAAAGCATTACAAGCCCAAATTAATCCTCACTTTTTCTATAACAGCCTGTCACTAATTAACAGCAAGGCAATTATGGCTGATCAAGAGGATATTAGTCACATGGCTCAGTATCTTTCAACATTTTACCGTACAACATTGAATCAAGGAAAAAATACTATTTCTGTTAAAGATGAACTTGAAAATACAACTTCCTATATTCAAATTCAACGAATGATGCATTCCGATTCATTTGAGGTTCAATGTGAAGTAGAGAAGGACATCCTTCATTACACGATGATCAATCTTCTTTTACAGCCGTTGGTAGAAAATGCCATCAACCATGGGATTGACCACAAAGTAACACCCGGTAAAGGGATTTTAAAGATATCAGGCAAACAAACTGAGGATCACTTGATTTTCACAGTATCTGATAATGGTTGTGGAATAGAAACTGAAAAGCTGGAGACCATTTTAACCAACAAAACAAAGGGATATGGAGTAAGAAATGTCCATCACCGCGTACAACTTTCCTACGGGCATGAGTTTGGTTTGGATTATCAAAGCGAAGTCAATAAAGGAACAACCGTAACCCTTACGATTCCTAAAAGTCGGTAA
- a CDS encoding glycoside hydrolase family 1 protein, translating into MTRYPFPKGFLWGGATAANQIEGGYNEGNKGLNIADVLPGGKARYEFLVKPGFDFEIHPDQYYYPNHEAIDFYHRYKEDIALFAEMGFKAFRMSIAWTRIFPNGDELEPNQEGLDFYDSVFDELHKYGIEPVVTISHYEMPLHLVKEYGGWRNRKVVTFFERYVKTIFTRYKNKVKNWMTFNEINSGIVMPINGLGFSIQKEEDKYQPTFQAYHHQFLASAIAVKACHEMIPDSQIGCMILFAPVYAFDSNPQNVMHALQEEQLFNYFCGDVQVRGEYPAFIKRYFKEHQIELDIQDGDLELLKEGTVDYVGFSYYMSRTEKKVKSDEESSEGNIIGGIRNPFLEASDWGWEIDPEGLRISLNKLYDRYQKPLFVVENGLGAYDKVESDGSINDDYRIEYLREHIKAMGEAIEDGVELMGYTSWGCIDMVSMSTGEFSKRYGYVYVDKHDDGSGTLERKKKKSFYWYKDVIESNGEKL; encoded by the coding sequence ATGACACGTTATCCTTTTCCTAAAGGATTTTTATGGGGCGGCGCAACAGCAGCTAACCAAATTGAAGGTGGATATAATGAAGGAAATAAAGGGTTAAATATTGCCGATGTCCTTCCGGGAGGTAAAGCTCGGTATGAATTCTTAGTAAAACCTGGATTTGACTTTGAAATCCATCCTGATCAATATTATTATCCTAATCACGAAGCAATCGACTTTTATCATCGATATAAGGAAGATATTGCTCTGTTTGCTGAAATGGGATTCAAAGCATTTCGTATGTCAATTGCATGGACGCGAATTTTCCCAAATGGTGATGAGCTAGAGCCGAATCAAGAAGGACTGGACTTTTACGACAGTGTCTTTGATGAATTGCATAAGTATGGAATTGAACCTGTTGTCACAATCTCTCACTATGAAATGCCACTTCATTTGGTGAAGGAATATGGTGGTTGGAGAAACCGTAAAGTAGTTACGTTCTTTGAGCGGTATGTGAAAACGATTTTTACTCGTTATAAAAACAAAGTGAAGAATTGGATGACCTTTAATGAGATTAATAGTGGTATAGTGATGCCGATTAATGGACTTGGGTTTTCAATTCAAAAGGAAGAGGACAAATACCAGCCTACATTCCAGGCATATCATCATCAATTTCTTGCAAGTGCAATTGCGGTTAAAGCTTGTCATGAAATGATTCCGGATTCTCAAATTGGTTGTATGATTCTTTTTGCGCCTGTTTATGCTTTTGATAGCAACCCGCAAAATGTGATGCATGCTTTACAGGAAGAGCAGTTATTCAATTACTTCTGTGGAGATGTTCAAGTCCGTGGTGAGTATCCAGCTTTTATTAAGAGATACTTTAAAGAACATCAAATAGAATTAGATATTCAAGATGGTGATTTGGAATTATTGAAGGAAGGGACAGTTGATTATGTTGGTTTTAGTTATTATATGTCCCGTACGGAGAAGAAAGTGAAATCAGATGAAGAATCATCTGAAGGAAATATCATTGGTGGAATTAGAAATCCGTTTCTAGAAGCAAGTGACTGGGGCTGGGAAATTGATCCGGAAGGTTTACGCATCAGTTTGAACAAATTATATGATCGCTATCAGAAGCCGCTATTTGTAGTGGAAAATGGATTAGGAGCATATGACAAGGTGGAGAGTGACGGCTCAATCAATGATGATTACCGAATTGAATATCTTCGAGAACATATTAAAGCAATGGGAGAAGCAATCGAAGATGGTGTTGAGTTAATGGGCTATACAAGCTGGGGCTGTATTGATATGGTCAGCATGTCTACCGGTGAATTCTCAAAACGCTATGGATATGTCTATGTTGACAAACATGATGATGGCAGCGGAACATTAGAACGAAAAAAGAAGAAGTCTTTTTATTGGTATAAAGACGTGATTGAAAGTAATGGAGAAAAATTATAA
- a CDS encoding response regulator transcription factor yields MYRILIADDEKDERNVIRFLLNKYRFQLDIIEASNGKEALAQLEKQPVNILFTDVKMPFIDGIELATKARELYPNIQTIFFSGHNDFDYIKKALSLRAIDYILKPIKPNEFQQTVSSVLQNIKTQEKELAQIEANTELIKTHILNRLINKTPLEKLKNEYPSIDFDFLSDYSHMILMQFAEPFFDRLPQEKDTLFFYQQIEKAITNFSCDFIDLNPFQILLLVKINGESSMHTEQIATRIQKQIHKEYGINCFTSTSKKFSSPSEMPSFYEELEKDIEDRFFYSDTYVYPKEEAAPIEDKGYPEADDDLLHDIKNAVIFGDIVSFKQNMNLLFEKYRLNLEISHIYVRFLFSKLLQMLVYDLPLYDKRTINKKLEAIYSCPHFSDIEKILTSVQNEIIKKLEDERKSPKHVIQIVKKYIHKHYQEDLSLNLLSEQVYLSPGYLSEIFIQETGCGINKYIKNLRMEIAKDLLHSTNMKVNDICKNVGYQNLSYFVRSFREHFGASPEKYRQMDRKKKENS; encoded by the coding sequence ATGTACCGAATTTTAATTGCAGATGACGAAAAAGATGAGCGAAACGTCATTCGCTTTCTTCTTAATAAATACCGTTTTCAACTTGATATAATTGAAGCGAGCAATGGAAAAGAGGCTCTTGCTCAGCTAGAAAAACAGCCTGTAAATATTTTGTTTACAGATGTTAAAATGCCCTTTATAGATGGAATTGAGCTAGCTACAAAAGCGAGAGAACTTTACCCAAATATTCAAACCATCTTTTTTAGTGGCCATAATGATTTTGACTATATAAAAAAAGCCCTTTCGTTACGAGCTATTGATTATATCTTAAAACCAATAAAACCTAATGAATTTCAACAAACAGTAAGTTCAGTCTTACAAAATATTAAAACTCAGGAGAAAGAACTAGCACAAATAGAAGCAAATACTGAACTCATAAAAACTCATATTCTAAATCGTCTTATAAACAAAACTCCTTTGGAAAAGCTTAAAAATGAATACCCTTCCATAGATTTCGACTTTTTAAGTGATTATTCTCACATGATTTTAATGCAATTTGCTGAACCCTTTTTCGATCGCCTTCCTCAGGAAAAAGACACTTTATTTTTCTACCAACAAATTGAAAAAGCCATTACAAACTTTTCATGTGACTTTATTGATCTTAATCCTTTTCAAATTCTATTGTTAGTAAAGATAAATGGTGAGAGCTCAATGCACACTGAGCAGATTGCAACAAGAATTCAAAAACAAATTCATAAAGAATATGGTATAAATTGTTTTACCTCAACCAGCAAGAAATTCTCATCACCTAGTGAGATGCCAAGTTTTTATGAGGAGTTGGAAAAGGATATCGAGGACCGTTTTTTCTATTCTGACACCTATGTATATCCAAAAGAAGAAGCCGCACCAATCGAAGATAAAGGATATCCTGAAGCAGATGATGACCTCCTGCATGACATAAAAAATGCCGTTATATTTGGAGATATTGTTAGTTTCAAACAAAATATGAACCTTCTATTCGAAAAGTACCGTTTGAATCTGGAAATATCTCATATATATGTGCGGTTTTTATTTTCAAAACTATTACAAATGCTAGTCTATGATCTGCCATTATATGATAAAAGAACCATTAATAAAAAATTGGAGGCAATATATTCCTGTCCTCATTTTTCTGATATTGAAAAGATTTTAACATCCGTACAAAATGAAATCATAAAAAAATTAGAGGATGAAAGAAAATCTCCAAAACATGTGATCCAAATTGTTAAAAAATATATACACAAACATTATCAAGAAGATTTATCTTTGAATTTATTGTCTGAACAAGTGTATTTATCACCAGGATATTTAAGTGAAATATTTATTCAGGAAACAGGTTGCGGTATCAACAAATATATTAAAAATCTAAGGATGGAAATAGCAAAAGATCTCCTCCATAGTACAAATATGAAAGTGAATGATATTTGTAAGAATGTAGGCTATCAAAATCTTTCTTACTTCGTTCGTAGTTTTCGCGAGCACTTTGGGGCAAGCCCGGAAAAATACCGACAAATGGATAGAAAAAAGAAAGAGAATTCTTAG